A window of Apium graveolens cultivar Ventura chromosome 8, ASM990537v1, whole genome shotgun sequence contains these coding sequences:
- the LOC141677520 gene encoding uncharacterized protein LOC141677520 isoform X2, with translation MDSTDDDFGDLYADVEVAASSAINGGLEPSNSPVKDEKDEIFKSPRCSDDEFEENVSDSEDDFDIVLNDDDFDALEISRLRNGDEEANEGKELVEEVKDGLDKSRMCLDNLECCDRRNVAKMVNSQYKYTRPQSSTLASTLKGSKCEGPASYSCPSLKGEQEDNGLYHGMRPKAQGQSVHQFSLPRSRTIVDVNIDAFDEKPWRHPGADITDFFNFDFDEDSWKNYCNHLDRYRHGDIIPARVTSDFSKHNGFYQRTDYETIPHASAEITRKGGRMFCISDSPSKEQEIFYMNKGRAIQVAGSSTERRSSMDTRRQTDRDSDVVIQIDVQESKEPCKLKEQVDPVNCSKRGAYENGTSGVDDDMDGLTFGSSSEDDLDNESLAGDAFDEGSVMPNSERCSVRKHSPEEAALGDSEGNIRTVETLNKSKEEASRSTCNTAPTIPEAEFPDNECYEYSHSPSFSGSDCEDYRNIAHHHVEKSCKYVRGPAPHSLTGYQKEVPPAYHHSKNYRSHSERIKYRDSKDAARYGKPVHQARDSLSGVSGWKSYTSGYKGTLNSVTGRDYHHYLEHDQNREKDKLYGYSCYHDDEFLYYKETDFPDNFCDEKFPDYQIEDECRKYPRKKGYQRLKVPTNQFVPRNSDERAYRLRDDMLERDWDHRESSYTVDGMNPLTCLESRQLILNYPENEIDTRWKRKRGEPQFTRRIQNDIEFFPEPKHVHDSSQQNYKRTGPYDVRGRNNYFYEYEEHLPYTKRGAKFPARNGRKFMEDEDDFRRSSYHRSYNSRPYRGAHTLKISRHSTLSPKSDTFEINERQEIYEKHIWTERSRDIDIYGSDPETLDREKLVGCYDDRAYSSIRRYHRQSELLHWNEDEGLLMEQNDNYHAETTAFSCKRTSWNKRFSGEDRSGHARNVTYDMQVDNLNSKWTSERDMGKQDHRSSDMYSGEGHDQALLRCGDSVDFVHGDEKSRGRSRAAGSVMFNGRYTNKACHPFDEQQSMSTELGKTHTKMARQVKVPDLKITHKDANFLNGLSDTLQKALDIEEGQILTDDIMEDAMKSNISVSGNLSQTSDGKSLPNENATKENVSNPRILEVIAKMEKRRERFKEPITLKDKLPEPLNGSAEDASGKMKQQRPARKRRWGGQQVS, from the exons ATGGACTCCACCGACGACGATTTCGGCGATTTATACGCCGACGTCGAAGTTGCAGCCAGCTCCGCCATAAATGGCGGCCTAGAGCCATCGAATTCACCGGTTAAAGATGAAAAAGATGAGATTTTTAAGAGCCCCAGATGCTCAGATGATGAGTTTGAGGAGAATGTGAGTGATAGTGAGGATGATTTTGATATTGTGTTGAATGATGATGATTTTGATGCTTTGGAGATTTCGAGGTTGCGGAATGGCGACGAGGAGGCGAATGAAGGGAAAGAATTGGTTGAGGAGGTGAAAGATGGTTTGGATAAGAGTAGAATGTGTTTGGATAATTTGGAGTGTTGTGATAGACGAAATGTTGCGAAAATGGTTAATTCTCAGTATAAG TATACTAGACCTCAGTCATCAACATTGGCCAGCACTTTAAAAGGTAGTAAATGTGAAGGACCAGCTTCCTACTCCTGTCCATCTCTTAAAGGAGAGCAAGAGGATAACGGGTTATATCATGGCATGAGACCAAAGGCACAAGGTCAAAGTGTACATCAGTTCTCACTTCCTCGGTCTAG GACTATAGTTGATGTAAATATTGACGCATTCGATGAGAAGCCATGGAGACATCCAGGAGCTGATATCACAGATTTTTTcaattttgattttgatgaagataGTTGGAAGAACTATTGCAACCACTTG GATCGGTATCGTCATGGAGATATCATCCCAGCAAGGGTAACCTCTGATTTTTCCAAACATAATGGG TTCTATCAAAGAACTGATTATGAAACAATACCTCACGCTTCTGCTGAAATAACTCGAAAAGGTGGAAGAATGTTTTGTATATCTGATAGTCCAAGCAAAGAGCAAGAAATTTTTTACATG AACAAAGGTAGAGCTATTCAGGTCGCAGGCAGCAGCACCGAGCGTCGATCATCCATGGATACAAGGCGGCAGACTGATCGGGATTCAGATGTTGTAATACAG ATTGATGTGCAGGAATCAAAGGAACCTTGTAAATTAAAGGAGCAAGTAGACCCTGTTAACTGCTCTAAAAGAGGAGCATATGAAAATGGAACTTCTGGCGTGGATGATGATATGGACGGTCTTACTTTTGGTAGTTCAAGTGAAGATGACTTGGATAATGAATCTCTTGCGGGTGATGCTTTTGATGAAGGATCAGTCATGCCTAATTCTGAAAG GTGTTCTGTACGAAAGCATTCCCCTGAAGAAGCTGCTCTCGGTGATTCAGAAGGAAATATTAGAACTGTAGAAACTTTGAATAAAAGCAAGGAAGAGGCTTCCAGGAGTACATGCAATACTGCTCCTACTATACCGGAAGCAGAATTCCCCGATAATGAGTGTTACGAATATAGCCATAGTCCCTCTTTTTCAGGAAGTGATTGTGAGGATTATAGAAATATTGCTCATCATCATGTAGAAAAGTCTTGTAAATATGTAAGAGGTCCTGCACCACATTCGTTGACTGGATATCAGAAGGAAGTACCACCTGCTTATCATCACTCAAAAAATTATAGAAGCCACTCTGAAAGAATAAAATATAGGGACAGCAAAGATGCTGCCAGATATGGAAAACCCGTGCATCAGGCGAGGGATAGTCTATCTGGTGTTTCTGGATGGAAGTCATACACCAGTGGCTATAAAGGTACTTTAAATTCTGTGACTGGCAGAGACTATCATCATTATTTAGAACATGATCAAAACCGAGAAAAGGATAAACTATATGGTTATAGTTGTTATCATGATGACGAGTTTTTATATTACAAGGAAACAGATTTTCCCGACAATTTCTGCGACGAAAAATTTCCTGACTATCAAATTGAAGATGAGTGTAGAAAATACCCCCGTAAGAAAGGTTATCAGAGGCTTAAAGTCCCAACGAATCAATTTGTCCCCAGAAATTCAGATGAAAGGGCTTATCGACTTCGTGATGACATGCTTGAAAGGGACTGGGATCATCGTGAAAGCAGTTATACTGTTGATGGCATGAATCCTCTCACTTGTTTAGAGTCTAGGCAGCTGATTCTGAATTATCCTGAGAACGAAATAGACACTAGATGGAAAAGGAAAAGAGGTGAACCACAGTTTACAAGAAGAATACAAAATGATATAGAATTTTTTCCTGAACCAAAACATGTACATGATAGTTCACAGCAGAATTATAAAAGAACTGGTCCTTATGATGTCAGGGGcagaaataattatttttatgagTATGAAGAGCATCTACCATATACTAAAAGAGGGGCTAAATTCCCTGCAAGAAACGGTAGGAAGTTTATGGAGGACGAGGATGACTTCCGGAGAAGTAGCTATCATCGATCTTATAACTCTCGTCCGTATAGAGGAGCTCATACTCTCAAGATCAGTAGGCATAGTACCTTGTCACCTAAAAGTGATACATTTGAAATAAATGAAAGACAGGAAATATATGAGAAACATATATGGACAGAAAGATCTCGAGATATTGACATATATGGTAGCGATCCTGAAACTTTAGACAGAGAAAAACTTGTCGGTTGTTACGATGATCGAGCTTATTCCAGTATAAGAAGATACCATCGTCAGTCTGAACTTCTGCATTGGAATGAAGACGAGGGTCTGTTAATGGAACAGAATGATAATTACCATGCAGAGACCACAGCCTTTTCTTGCAAAAGGACTTCATGGAATAAACGGTTTTCTGGAGAAGATAGATCTGGCCATGCCAGAAATGTAACATATGACATGCAAGTAGACAATTTGAATAGCAAGTGGACGAGTGAAAGGGACATGGGTAAGCAAGATCATAGGAGTTCTGATATGTACTCTGGTGAAGGTCATGATCAGGCACTCCTGAGGTGCGGGGATTCTGTTGATTTCGTTCATGGGGATGAAAAG TCTCGGGGAAGGTCCAGAGCAGCTGGAAGTGTAATGTTCAATGGTAGGTACACTAACAAGGCTTGCCATCCTTTTGATGAGCAACAAAGTATGTCCACAGAACTCGGTAAAACTCATACAAAGATGGCAAGGCAAGTTAAGGTTCCGGATCTCAAGATCACCCACAAAGATGCGAATTTTCTCAATGGGTTATCCGACACTCTTCAAAAAGCTTTAGATATCGAGGAAGGTCAGATATTGACGGATGACATAATGGAGGATGCCATGAAGAGTAATATATCAGTCTCTGGTAATCTTTCACAAACCAGTGATGGTAAGAGTTTGCCTAACGAAAATGCAACAAAGGAAAATGTGAGCAACCCCCGGATCCTTGAAGTGATAGCAAAGATGGAAAAGAGAAGAGAGCGCTTTAAGGAGCCTATTACTCTCAAGGATAAGTTACCCGAGCCCCTCAATGGTTCTGCTGAGGATGCAAGTGGGAAAATGAAGCAACAAAGGCCAGCACGAAAGAGAAGATGGGGTGGACAACAAGTTTCATAA
- the LOC141677520 gene encoding uncharacterized protein LOC141677520 isoform X1, with product MDSTDDDFGDLYADVEVAASSAINGGLEPSNSPVKDEKDEIFKSPRCSDDEFEENVSDSEDDFDIVLNDDDFDALEISRLRNGDEEANEGKELVEEVKDGLDKSRMCLDNLECCDRRNVAKMVNSQYKYTRPQSSTLASTLKGSKCEGPASYSCPSLKGEQEDNGLYHGMRPKAQGQSVHQFSLPRSRTIVDVNIDAFDEKPWRHPGADITDFFNFDFDEDSWKNYCNHLDRYRHGDIIPARVTSDFSKHNGFYQRTDYETIPHASAEITRKGGRMFCISDSPSKEQEIFYMNKGRAIQVAGSSTERRSSMDTRRQTDRDSDVVIQIDVQESKEPCKLKEQVDPVNCSKRGAYENGTSGVDDDMDGLTFGSSSEDDLDNESLAGDAFDEGSVMPNSERCSVRKHSPEEAALGDSEGNIRTVETLNKSKEEASRSTCNTAPTIPEAEFPDNECYEYSHSPSFSGSDCEDYRNIAHHHVEKSCKYVRGPAPHSLTGYQKEVPPAYHHSKNYRSHSERIKYRDSKDAARYGKPVHQARDSLSGVSGWKSYTSGYKGTLNSVTGRDYHHYLEHDQNREKDKLYGYSCYHDDEFLYYKETDFPDNFCDEKFPDYQIEDECRKYPRKKGYQRLKVPTNQFVPRNSDERAYRLRDDMLERDWDHRESSYTVDGMNPLTCLESRQLILNYPENEIDTRWKRKRGEPQFTRRIQNDIEFFPEPKHVHDSSQQNYKRTGPYDVRGRNNYFYEYEEHLPYTKRGAKFPARNGRKFMEDEDDFRRSSYHRSYNSRPYRGAHTLKISRHSTLSPKSDTFEINERQEIYEKHIWTERSRDIDIYGSDPETLDREKLVGCYDDRAYSSIRRYHRQSELLHWNEDEGLLMEQNDNYHAETTAFSCKRTSWNKRFSGEDRSGHARNVTYDMQVDNLNSKWTSERDMGKQDHRSSDMYSGEGHDQALLRCGDSVDFVHGDEKNEAIICDTPRSRGRSRAAGSVMFNGRYTNKACHPFDEQQSMSTELGKTHTKMARQVKVPDLKITHKDANFLNGLSDTLQKALDIEEGQILTDDIMEDAMKSNISVSGNLSQTSDGKSLPNENATKENVSNPRILEVIAKMEKRRERFKEPITLKDKLPEPLNGSAEDASGKMKQQRPARKRRWGGQQVS from the exons ATGGACTCCACCGACGACGATTTCGGCGATTTATACGCCGACGTCGAAGTTGCAGCCAGCTCCGCCATAAATGGCGGCCTAGAGCCATCGAATTCACCGGTTAAAGATGAAAAAGATGAGATTTTTAAGAGCCCCAGATGCTCAGATGATGAGTTTGAGGAGAATGTGAGTGATAGTGAGGATGATTTTGATATTGTGTTGAATGATGATGATTTTGATGCTTTGGAGATTTCGAGGTTGCGGAATGGCGACGAGGAGGCGAATGAAGGGAAAGAATTGGTTGAGGAGGTGAAAGATGGTTTGGATAAGAGTAGAATGTGTTTGGATAATTTGGAGTGTTGTGATAGACGAAATGTTGCGAAAATGGTTAATTCTCAGTATAAG TATACTAGACCTCAGTCATCAACATTGGCCAGCACTTTAAAAGGTAGTAAATGTGAAGGACCAGCTTCCTACTCCTGTCCATCTCTTAAAGGAGAGCAAGAGGATAACGGGTTATATCATGGCATGAGACCAAAGGCACAAGGTCAAAGTGTACATCAGTTCTCACTTCCTCGGTCTAG GACTATAGTTGATGTAAATATTGACGCATTCGATGAGAAGCCATGGAGACATCCAGGAGCTGATATCACAGATTTTTTcaattttgattttgatgaagataGTTGGAAGAACTATTGCAACCACTTG GATCGGTATCGTCATGGAGATATCATCCCAGCAAGGGTAACCTCTGATTTTTCCAAACATAATGGG TTCTATCAAAGAACTGATTATGAAACAATACCTCACGCTTCTGCTGAAATAACTCGAAAAGGTGGAAGAATGTTTTGTATATCTGATAGTCCAAGCAAAGAGCAAGAAATTTTTTACATG AACAAAGGTAGAGCTATTCAGGTCGCAGGCAGCAGCACCGAGCGTCGATCATCCATGGATACAAGGCGGCAGACTGATCGGGATTCAGATGTTGTAATACAG ATTGATGTGCAGGAATCAAAGGAACCTTGTAAATTAAAGGAGCAAGTAGACCCTGTTAACTGCTCTAAAAGAGGAGCATATGAAAATGGAACTTCTGGCGTGGATGATGATATGGACGGTCTTACTTTTGGTAGTTCAAGTGAAGATGACTTGGATAATGAATCTCTTGCGGGTGATGCTTTTGATGAAGGATCAGTCATGCCTAATTCTGAAAG GTGTTCTGTACGAAAGCATTCCCCTGAAGAAGCTGCTCTCGGTGATTCAGAAGGAAATATTAGAACTGTAGAAACTTTGAATAAAAGCAAGGAAGAGGCTTCCAGGAGTACATGCAATACTGCTCCTACTATACCGGAAGCAGAATTCCCCGATAATGAGTGTTACGAATATAGCCATAGTCCCTCTTTTTCAGGAAGTGATTGTGAGGATTATAGAAATATTGCTCATCATCATGTAGAAAAGTCTTGTAAATATGTAAGAGGTCCTGCACCACATTCGTTGACTGGATATCAGAAGGAAGTACCACCTGCTTATCATCACTCAAAAAATTATAGAAGCCACTCTGAAAGAATAAAATATAGGGACAGCAAAGATGCTGCCAGATATGGAAAACCCGTGCATCAGGCGAGGGATAGTCTATCTGGTGTTTCTGGATGGAAGTCATACACCAGTGGCTATAAAGGTACTTTAAATTCTGTGACTGGCAGAGACTATCATCATTATTTAGAACATGATCAAAACCGAGAAAAGGATAAACTATATGGTTATAGTTGTTATCATGATGACGAGTTTTTATATTACAAGGAAACAGATTTTCCCGACAATTTCTGCGACGAAAAATTTCCTGACTATCAAATTGAAGATGAGTGTAGAAAATACCCCCGTAAGAAAGGTTATCAGAGGCTTAAAGTCCCAACGAATCAATTTGTCCCCAGAAATTCAGATGAAAGGGCTTATCGACTTCGTGATGACATGCTTGAAAGGGACTGGGATCATCGTGAAAGCAGTTATACTGTTGATGGCATGAATCCTCTCACTTGTTTAGAGTCTAGGCAGCTGATTCTGAATTATCCTGAGAACGAAATAGACACTAGATGGAAAAGGAAAAGAGGTGAACCACAGTTTACAAGAAGAATACAAAATGATATAGAATTTTTTCCTGAACCAAAACATGTACATGATAGTTCACAGCAGAATTATAAAAGAACTGGTCCTTATGATGTCAGGGGcagaaataattatttttatgagTATGAAGAGCATCTACCATATACTAAAAGAGGGGCTAAATTCCCTGCAAGAAACGGTAGGAAGTTTATGGAGGACGAGGATGACTTCCGGAGAAGTAGCTATCATCGATCTTATAACTCTCGTCCGTATAGAGGAGCTCATACTCTCAAGATCAGTAGGCATAGTACCTTGTCACCTAAAAGTGATACATTTGAAATAAATGAAAGACAGGAAATATATGAGAAACATATATGGACAGAAAGATCTCGAGATATTGACATATATGGTAGCGATCCTGAAACTTTAGACAGAGAAAAACTTGTCGGTTGTTACGATGATCGAGCTTATTCCAGTATAAGAAGATACCATCGTCAGTCTGAACTTCTGCATTGGAATGAAGACGAGGGTCTGTTAATGGAACAGAATGATAATTACCATGCAGAGACCACAGCCTTTTCTTGCAAAAGGACTTCATGGAATAAACGGTTTTCTGGAGAAGATAGATCTGGCCATGCCAGAAATGTAACATATGACATGCAAGTAGACAATTTGAATAGCAAGTGGACGAGTGAAAGGGACATGGGTAAGCAAGATCATAGGAGTTCTGATATGTACTCTGGTGAAGGTCATGATCAGGCACTCCTGAGGTGCGGGGATTCTGTTGATTTCGTTCATGGGGATGAAAAG AACGAGGCTATAATTTGTGACACACCAAGG TCTCGGGGAAGGTCCAGAGCAGCTGGAAGTGTAATGTTCAATGGTAGGTACACTAACAAGGCTTGCCATCCTTTTGATGAGCAACAAAGTATGTCCACAGAACTCGGTAAAACTCATACAAAGATGGCAAGGCAAGTTAAGGTTCCGGATCTCAAGATCACCCACAAAGATGCGAATTTTCTCAATGGGTTATCCGACACTCTTCAAAAAGCTTTAGATATCGAGGAAGGTCAGATATTGACGGATGACATAATGGAGGATGCCATGAAGAGTAATATATCAGTCTCTGGTAATCTTTCACAAACCAGTGATGGTAAGAGTTTGCCTAACGAAAATGCAACAAAGGAAAATGTGAGCAACCCCCGGATCCTTGAAGTGATAGCAAAGATGGAAAAGAGAAGAGAGCGCTTTAAGGAGCCTATTACTCTCAAGGATAAGTTACCCGAGCCCCTCAATGGTTCTGCTGAGGATGCAAGTGGGAAAATGAAGCAACAAAGGCCAGCACGAAAGAGAAGATGGGGTGGACAACAAGTTTCATAA